Proteins from a single region of Cydia splendana chromosome 9, ilCydSple1.2, whole genome shotgun sequence:
- the LOC134793462 gene encoding GTP-binding protein Rheb homolog, with protein MPSKQRKIAMMGYRSVGKSSLIIQFVEGQFVDSYDPTIENTFTKFIRLNSTEYEVKLVDTAGQDEFSIFPLQYSMDFHGYVLVYSINSSKSFQIVQIIYDKLLDMVGKIHVPIVLVGNKTDLHLERKISTEEGKRLAEKWKAAFVETSAKRNESVTDLFHAILLEIERSDGHIKENGNGCVLC; from the exons atgccgtCGAAGCAGAGAAAAATCGCGATGATGGGTTACAGATCAGTCG GTAAATCATCTCTAATTATTCAGTTCGTAGAAGGACAGTTCGTGGATTCATATGACCCCACAATCGAAAATA cATTTACAAAGTTCATCCGCCTGAACTCCACTGAGTATGAGGTGAAGCTTGTGGACACGGCGGGGCAGGATGAGTTCAGCATATTCCCTCTTCAGTACAGCATGGATTTCCACGGCTATGTTCTGGTGTACTCCATCAACTCCAGTAAAAGCTTTCAGATCGTACAAATCATTTACGACAAACTGCTGGACATGGTTGGAAAGATAca TGTACCCATAGTATTAGTCGGCAACAAAACAGATCTGCATCTTGAAAGGAAAATCAGCACAGAGGAGGGTAAACGGTTGGCAGAGAAGTGGAAAGCAGCCTTTGTTGAGACCAGTGCTAAACGGAATGAG TCAGTGACGGACTTGTTCCACGCGATCCTGCTGGAGATAGAGCGCTCGGACGGACACATAAAGGAGAACGGCAACGGCTGTGTGTTGTGCTAA
- the LOC134793478 gene encoding vacuolar protein sorting-associated protein VTA1 homolog, whose protein sequence is MANIPECPPSLKSIQHYLKVATEHEARDPVIAYWCRLHALQVGLKATTKKTPEETKVLMALMDWLEEAKKSMKDNEAISNEVAGQAHLENYALRLFLFADKADREQNYGKNMVKAFYTAGMIYDVLTTFGDLTDEAAQNRKYAKWKAAYIHNCLKNGEAPVPGPMQDGEQNDDSEVPNPAPASEPAPAATGFPQVPGFSQVPGLPQVPGFSQVPGLPQAPGASPAPATPPSSFGSTLPDPALAMRAASQLPNVPYTPDPNPGGFVPYDPEQQPAPAAPASLYGDNTSAAQLTPDQIAKAQKYCKWASSALNYEDMKTAITNLKNALELLQTGRDPA, encoded by the exons ATGGCAAATATTCCGGAATGTCCGCCCAGTCTGAAATCCATCCAGCACTATTTGAAGGTAGCTACGGAACATGAGGCAAGGGATCCAGTGATTGCCTATTGGTGCAGGCTACATGCCTTACAAGTTGGTCTTAAGGCAACAACAAAGAAAACACCAGAAGAGACTAAGGTTTTAATGG CACTAATGGACTGGTTAGAAGAAGCCAAGAAGAGCATGAAAGACAATGAAGCCATCAGCAATGAGGTGGCGGGTCAGGCCCATCTCGAGAATTATGCTTTAAGACTGTTTCTGTTTGCTGATAAGGCAGACAGAGAACAAAATTATGGAAA AAACATGGTGAAAGCATTTTACACAGCTGGCATGATCTATGACGTGCTGACAACATTTGGAGACCTGACTGATGAAGCCGCTCAGAACAGGAAGTATGCTAAATGGAAGGCAGCCTACATCCACAATTGCTTGAAGAATGGAGAAGCGCCTGTCCCAG GTCCAATGCAAGACGGAGAACAAAACGATGATTCAGAAGTGCCGAACCCCGCACCCGCCTCAGAACCCGCGCCAGCAGCGACCGGCTTCCCTCAGGTGCCTGGTTTCTCGCAGGTGCCCGGCCTCCCGCAGGTGCCCGGCTTCTCGCAGGTGCCCGGCCTCCCGCAGGCCCCTGGTGCCTCGCCCGCGCCCGCCACGCCACCCAGCAGCTTCGGCAGCACGCTGCCCGACCCCGCGCTTGCCATGCGCGCGGCCTCGCAGCTGCCCAACGTACCCTACACGCCCGACCCCAACCCGGGCGGGTTCGTGCCCTACGACCCCGAGCAGCAGCCCGCCCCCGCCGCGCCCGCCTCCCTGTACGGAGACAACACGAGCGCCGCCCAGCTCACGCCGGACCAGATAGCTAAAGCCCAGAAATACTGCAAGTGGGCGAGCAGCGCTCTCAACTACGAGGACATGAAGACGGCCATCACTAATCTCAAAAATGCCTTGGAACTGTTGCAGACTGGAAGAGACCCGGCTTGA